In one window of Escherichia coli DSM 30083 = JCM 1649 = ATCC 11775 DNA:
- the csiR gene encoding DNA-binding transcriptional regulator CsiR yields the protein MTITSLDGYRWLKNDIIRGNFQPDEKLRMSLLTSRYALGVGPLREALSQLVAERLVTVVNQKGYRVASMSEQELLDIFDARANMEAMLVSLAIARGGDEWEADVLAKAHLLSKLEACDASEKMLDEWDLRHQAFHTAIVAGCGSYYLLQMRERLFDLAARYRFIWLRRTVLSVEMLEDKHDQHQTLTATVLARDTARASELMRQHLLTPIPIIQQAMAGN from the coding sequence ATGACCATTACCTCTCTGGATGGCTATCGCTGGCTGAAGAACGATATTATTCGCGGCAATTTTCAGCCGGATGAAAAATTACGGATGAGTTTGCTGACATCGCGTTATGCACTTGGCGTCGGACCGTTGCGGGAGGCGCTTTCGCAACTGGTGGCAGAACGACTGGTCACGGTGGTGAATCAAAAAGGGTATCGGGTGGCGTCTATGTCAGAGCAGGAGCTGCTCGATATTTTCGACGCCCGCGCCAATATGGAAGCGATGCTGGTGAGTCTGGCGATTGCCCGCGGTGGCGATGAATGGGAGGCAGACGTTCTTGCGAAGGCGCATCTGCTCAGTAAGCTTGAGGCCTGTGACGCCAGTGAGAAAATGCTTGATGAGTGGGATCTGCGTCATCAGGCGTTTCATACTGCAATTGTGGCGGGCTGTGGTTCTTACTATTTGCTGCAAATGCGTGAACGGTTGTTTGATCTGGCAGCGCGTTATCGATTTATCTGGCTGCGGCGAACAGTGCTTTCGGTGGAAATGCTGGAAGATAAACACGATCAGCACCAGACCCTGACTGCGACGGTACTGGCGCGAGATACCGCGCGCGCCAGTGAGTTAATGCGCCAGCATTTACTGACGCCAATTCCCATTATCCAGCAGGCGATGGCTGGCAATTAA
- the gabP gene encoding GABA permease — protein MGQSSQPHELGGGLKSRHVTMLSIAGVIGASLFVGSSVAIAEAGPAVLLAYLFAGLLVVMIMRMLAEMAVATPDTGSFSTYADKAIGRWAGYTIGWLYWWFWVLVIPLEANIAAMILHSWVPGIPIWLFSLVITLALTGSNLLSVKNYGEFEFWLALCKVIAILAFIFLGAVAISGFYPYADVSGISRLWDSGGFMPNGFGAVLSAMLITMFSFMGAEIVTIAAAESDTPEKHIVRATNSVIWRISIFYLCSIFVVVALIPWNMPGLKAVGSYRSVLELLNIPHAKLIMDCVILLSVTSCLNSALYTASRMLYSLSRRGDAPAVMGKINRSKTPYVAVLLSTGAAFLTVVVNYYAPAKVFKFLIDSSGAIALLVYLVIAVSQLRMRKILRAEGSEIRLRMWLYPWLTWLVIGFITFVLVVMLFRPAQQLEVLSTGLLAIGIICTVPIMARWKKLIMWQKTPIHNTR, from the coding sequence ATGGGGCAATCATCGCAACCACATGAGTTAGGCGGCGGGCTGAAGTCACGCCACGTCACCATGTTGTCTATTGCCGGTGTTATCGGCGCAAGTCTGTTTGTCGGTTCCAGCGTCGCCATCGCCGAAGCGGGCCCGGCGGTATTACTGGCCTATCTGTTCGCCGGATTACTGGTGGTTATGATTATGCGGATGTTGGCGGAAATGGCAGTTGCCACGCCCGATACCGGTTCGTTTTCCACCTATGCCGATAAAGCCATTGGCCGCTGGGCGGGCTATACCATCGGCTGGTTGTACTGGTGGTTTTGGGTACTGGTTATCCCACTTGAAGCCAACATCGCCGCCATGATCCTGCACTCGTGGGTTCCAGGCATTCCCATCTGGTTATTTTCCCTCGTCATTACCCTCGCCTTAACCGGCAGTAATTTATTAAGCGTTAAAAACTACGGCGAATTTGAGTTCTGGCTGGCGCTGTGTAAAGTCATCGCTATCCTGGCCTTTATTTTCCTTGGTGCAGTCGCAATTAGCGGTTTTTACCCGTATGCCGACGTGAGCGGTATTTCAAGATTGTGGGATAGCGGCGGCTTTATGCCCAACGGCTTCGGTGCGGTATTAAGCGCGATGTTGATCACCATGTTCTCGTTTATGGGCGCAGAAATTGTCACCATTGCCGCCGCGGAATCCGACACGCCGGAAAAACATATTGTCCGCGCCACCAACTCGGTTATCTGGCGTATCTCTATTTTCTATTTGTGTTCTATTTTTGTCGTTGTGGCATTAATCCCGTGGAATATGCCAGGGCTGAAAGCCGTTGGTTCTTATCGCTCGGTTCTGGAATTGCTCAATATTCCTCATGCGAAATTAATCATGGACTGCGTGATATTACTTTCCGTAACCAGTTGCCTGAACTCGGCGCTGTATACCGCTTCCAGGATGCTCTACTCCTTAAGCCGTCGCGGTGATGCTCCCGCGGTAATGGGTAAAATCAACCGCAGTAAAACCCCGTACGTAGCGGTGTTACTCTCCACCGGCGCGGCATTCTTAACGGTGGTGGTGAACTATTACGCGCCTGCGAAGGTGTTTAAATTTCTGATCGACAGCTCCGGCGCTATCGCCCTGCTGGTTTATTTAGTCATCGCCGTTTCACAATTGCGGATGCGCAAAATTCTGCGAGCAGAAGGAAGCGAAATTCGCCTGCGGATGTGGCTTTATCCGTGGCTCACCTGGCTGGTAATCGGTTTTATTACCTTTGTGTTGGTAGTGATGCTATTCCGCCCGGCGCAACAGTTAGAAGTGCTCTCCACCGGCTTATTAGCGATTGGGATTATCTGTACCGTGCCAATTATGGCTCGCTGGAAAAAGCTGATAATGTGGCAAAAAACACCCATTCATAATACGCGCTGA
- the gabT gene encoding 4-aminobutyrate--2-oxoglutarate transaminase, with translation MSSNKELMQRRSQAIPRGVGQIHPIFADRAENCRVWDVEGREYLDFAGGIAVLNTGHLHPKVVAAVEAQLKKLSHTCFQVLAYEPYLELCEIMNQKVPGDFAKKTLLVTTGSEAVENAVKIARAATKRSGTIAFSGAYHGRTHYTLALTGKVNPYSAGMGLMPGHVYRALYPCPLHGISEDDAIASIHRIFKNDAAPEDIAAIVIEPVQGEGGFYAATPAFMQRLRALCDEHGIMLIADEVQSGAGRTGTLFAMEQMGVAPDLTTFAKSIAGGFPLAGVTGRAEVMDAVAPGGLGGTYAGNPIACVAALEVLKVFEQENLLQKANDLGQKLKDGLLAIAEKHTEIGDVRGLGAMIAIELFEDGDHSKPDAKLTAEIVARARDKGLILLSCGPYNNVLRILVPLTIEDAQIRQGLEIISQCFAEAKQ, from the coding sequence ATGAGCAGCAATAAAGAGTTAATGCAGCGCCGCAGTCAGGCGATTCCCCGTGGCGTTGGGCAAATTCACCCGATTTTCGCTGACCGCGCGGAAAACTGCCGGGTGTGGGACGTTGAAGGCCGTGAGTATCTTGATTTCGCGGGCGGGATTGCGGTGCTCAATACCGGGCACCTGCATCCGAAAGTGGTTGCGGCGGTGGAAGCGCAGTTGAAAAAACTGTCGCACACCTGCTTCCAGGTGCTGGCTTACGAGCCGTATCTTGAACTGTGCGAGATTATGAATCAGAAGGTGCCGGGCGATTTTGCCAAGAAAACTCTGCTGGTTACGACCGGTTCCGAAGCGGTGGAAAATGCGGTGAAAATCGCCCGCGCCGCCACTAAACGTAGCGGTACTATCGCCTTTAGCGGTGCGTATCACGGGCGCACGCATTACACACTGGCGCTGACCGGCAAGGTGAATCCATACTCTGCGGGCATGGGGCTGATGCCGGGTCATGTTTATCGCGCGCTTTATCCTTGCCCGCTGCACGGCATAAGCGAGGATGACGCTATCGCCAGCATCCACCGGATCTTCAAAAATGACGCCGCGCCGGAAGATATCGCCGCCATCGTGATTGAGCCCGTTCAGGGCGAAGGCGGTTTCTACGCCGCGACGCCAGCCTTTATGCAGCGTTTACGCGCGCTGTGTGACGAGCACGGGATCATGCTGATTGCCGATGAAGTGCAGAGCGGCGCAGGGCGTACCGGCACGCTGTTTGCGATGGAGCAAATGGGCGTGGCACCAGATCTCACCACCTTTGCGAAATCGATCGCGGGCGGCTTCCCGCTGGCGGGCGTCACCGGGCGCGCGGAAGTGATGGATGCCGTCGCTCCAGGCGGTCTGGGCGGCACCTATGCCGGTAACCCGATTGCCTGCGTAGCGGCGCTGGAAGTGTTAAAAGTGTTTGAGCAGGAAAATCTGCTGCAAAAAGCCAACGATCTGGGGCAGAAACTGAAAGACGGATTGCTGGCGATAGCCGAAAAACATACTGAGATCGGCGACGTACGCGGGCTGGGAGCGATGATTGCCATCGAGCTGTTTGAAGATGGCGATCACAGCAAACCGGACGCCAAACTCACCGCCGAGATCGTGGCGCGTGCCCGCGATAAAGGCCTGATTCTTCTCTCCTGCGGCCCGTATAACAACGTGCTGCGCATCCTTGTACCGCTCACCATTGAAGACGCTCAGATCCGTCAGGGTCTGGAGATCATCAGCCAGTGTTTTGCTGAGGCGAAGCAGTAG
- the gabD gene encoding NADP-dependent succinate-semialdehyde dehydrogenase: MKLNDSNLFRQQALINGEWLDANNGEVIDVTNPANGDKLGSVPKMGADETRAAIDAANRALPVWRALTAKERANILRNWFNLMMEHQDDLARLMTLEQGKPLAEAKGEISYAASFIEWFAEEGKRIYGDTIPGHQADKRLIVIKQPIGVTAAITPWNFPAAMITRKAGPALAAGCTMVLKPASQTPFSALALAELAIRAGVPAGVFNVVTGSAGAVGNELTSNPLVRKLSFTGSTEIGRQLMEQCAKDIKKVSLELGGNAPFIVFDDADLDKAVEGALASKFRNAGQTCVCANRLYVQNGVYDRFAEKLQQAVSKLHIGNGLEKGVTIGPLIDEKAVAKVEEHIADALEKGARVVCGGKAHERGGNFFQPTILVDVPANAKVSKEETFGPLAPLFRFKDEADVIAQANDTEFGLAAYFYARDLSRVFRVGEALEYGIIGINTGIISNEVAPFGGIKASGLGREGSKYGIEDYLEIKYMCIGL, encoded by the coding sequence ATGAAACTTAACGACAGTAACTTATTCCGCCAGCAGGCGTTGATTAACGGGGAATGGCTGGACGCCAACAATGGCGAGGTCATCGACGTCACCAATCCGGCGAACGGCGACAAGCTGGGTAGCGTGCCGAAAATGGGCGCTGATGAAACCCGCGCCGCTATCGACGCCGCCAACCGCGCCCTGCCCGTCTGGCGTGCGCTCACTGCCAAAGAACGCGCCAACATTCTGCGCAACTGGTTCAATTTAATGATGGAGCATCAGGACGATTTAGCGCGCCTGATGACCCTCGAACAGGGCAAACCACTGGCTGAAGCGAAAGGCGAAATCAGCTACGCCGCCTCATTTATTGAGTGGTTTGCAGAAGAAGGCAAACGTATTTATGGCGACACCATTCCCGGTCATCAGGCCGATAAACGCCTGATTGTTATCAAGCAGCCGATTGGCGTCACCGCGGCTATCACGCCGTGGAACTTCCCGGCGGCGATGATTACCCGTAAAGCCGGTCCGGCGCTGGCGGCAGGCTGCACGATGGTGCTGAAGCCCGCCAGTCAGACGCCGTTCTCTGCGCTGGCGCTGGCAGAACTGGCGATTCGCGCGGGCGTTCCGGCTGGCGTGTTTAACGTAGTCACCGGTTCGGCGGGCGCGGTCGGTAACGAACTGACCAGCAACCCGCTGGTGCGCAAGCTGTCGTTTACCGGCTCGACCGAAATTGGCCGTCAGTTAATGGAACAGTGCGCGAAAGACATCAAAAAAGTGTCGCTGGAGCTGGGCGGCAACGCACCGTTTATTGTCTTTGACGATGCCGATCTCGATAAAGCCGTGGAAGGCGCGCTGGCCTCGAAATTCCGTAACGCCGGGCAAACCTGCGTCTGCGCCAACCGCCTGTATGTGCAGAACGGCGTGTATGACCGCTTTGCCGAAAAATTGCAGCAGGCGGTGAGCAAACTGCACATCGGCAACGGGCTGGAGAAAGGCGTCACCATCGGGCCGCTGATCGATGAAAAAGCGGTAGCAAAAGTGGAAGAGCATATTGCCGATGCGCTGGAGAAAGGCGCGCGCGTGGTTTGCGGCGGTAAAGCACATGAACGCGGCGGTAACTTCTTCCAGCCGACCATTCTGGTGGACGTTCCGGCTAACGCCAAAGTGTCGAAAGAAGAGACGTTTGGCCCCCTCGCCCCGCTGTTCCGTTTTAAAGATGAAGCCGATGTGATTGCGCAAGCCAATGACACCGAATTTGGCCTTGCAGCCTATTTCTACGCCCGTGATTTAAGCCGCGTCTTCCGCGTGGGCGAAGCACTGGAGTACGGCATCATCGGCATCAACACCGGCATTATTTCCAATGAAGTGGCCCCGTTTGGCGGCATTAAAGCCTCGGGTCTGGGTCGTGAAGGTTCGAAGTATGGCATCGAAGATTACTTAGAAATCAAATATATGTGCATCGGTCTTTAA
- the lhgO gene encoding L-2-hydroxyglutarate oxidase, translated as MYDFLIIGGGIIGMSTAMQLIDVYPDARIALLEKEPGPACHQTGHNSGVIHAGVYYTPGSLKAQFCLAGNRATKAFCDQNGIRYDNCGKMLVATSELEMERMRALWERTAANGIDREWLNAEELREREPNITGLGGIFVPSSGIVSYREVTAAMAKIFQARGGEIIYNAEVSALSEHKNGVVICTRQGGEYEASTLISCSGLMADRLVKMLGLEPGFIICPFRGEYFRLAPEHNQIVNHLIYPIPDPAMPFLGVHLTRMIDGSVTVGPNAVLAFKREGYRKRDFSFSDTLEILGSSGIRRVLQNHLRSGLGEMKNSLCKSGYLRLVQKYCPRLSLSDLQPWPAGVRAQAVSPDGKLIDDFLFVTTPRTIHTCNAPSPAATSAIPIGAHIVSKVQTLLASQSNPGRTLRAARSVDALHAAFNQ; from the coding sequence ATGTATGATTTTTTGATTATTGGCGGCGGCATCATCGGCATGTCGACCGCCATGCAACTAATTGATGTTTATCCGGATGCCCGCATAGCGTTGCTGGAAAAAGAGCCCGGCCCGGCCTGTCACCAGACGGGCCACAACAGTGGCGTAATCCATGCCGGGGTCTATTACACGCCCGGCAGCCTGAAGGCGCAGTTTTGCCTGGCAGGAAACCGCGCCACCAAAGCCTTTTGCGATCAAAACGGTATTCGCTACGACAACTGCGGCAAGATGCTGGTCGCCACGTCTGAACTCGAAATGGAACGGATGCGCGCCTTATGGGAACGCACGGCGGCGAACGGAATCGATCGCGAGTGGTTAAACGCCGAAGAGCTGCGCGAGCGCGAACCAAATATCACCGGGCTGGGCGGTATTTTTGTGCCGTCCAGCGGCATTGTCAGCTACCGCGAAGTGACGGCGGCAATGGCAAAAATTTTTCAGGCCAGAGGCGGTGAGATTATCTATAACGCCGAAGTCAGCGCCCTCAGTGAGCATAAAAACGGCGTGGTGATATGTACCCGTCAGGGCGGTGAATATGAAGCATCGACGCTGATTAGCTGTTCCGGGCTGATGGCTGACCGGCTGGTGAAAATGCTCGGCCTCGAACCGGGCTTTATTATCTGCCCGTTCCGCGGCGAGTATTTCCGCCTTGCGCCGGAGCATAACCAGATTGTTAACCACCTGATTTACCCCATTCCCGACCCGGCAATGCCGTTTTTGGGCGTGCATCTCACCCGCATGATCGACGGCAGTGTGACCGTCGGGCCAAACGCGGTGCTGGCTTTCAAACGCGAAGGCTATCGTAAGCGCGACTTCTCATTTAGCGACACGCTGGAAATTTTGGGCTCGTCGGGGATTCGCCGGGTGCTGCAAAACCATCTACGCTCAGGACTGGGCGAGATGAAAAACTCGCTGTGCAAAAGCGGCTATCTGCGGCTGGTGCAAAAGTATTGTCCCCGGCTTTCGTTAAGCGATCTCCAGCCCTGGCCCGCCGGTGTGCGGGCGCAGGCGGTATCGCCGGACGGCAAGCTGATTGACGATTTTCTGTTTGTCACCACCCCGCGCACGATCCACACCTGTAATGCGCCCTCCCCGGCAGCGACATCAGCAATTCCTATTGGTGCGCATATTGTCAGCAAGGTACAAACGCTGTTGGCAAGCCAGAGTAACCCCGGACGCACGCTGCGAGCGGCACGTAGTGTGGATGCCTTACACGCCGCATTTAATCAATAA
- the glaH gene encoding glutarate dioxygenase GlaH: MNALTAVQNNAVDSGQDYSGFTLIPSAQSPRLLELTFTEQTTNRFLEQVAEWPVQALEYKSFLRFRVGKILDDLCANQLQPLLLKTLLNRAEGALLINAVGIDDVAQADEMVKLATAVAHLIGRSNFDAMSGQYYARFVVKNVDNSDSYLRQPHRVMELHNDGTYVEEITDYVLMMKIDEQNMQGGNSLLLHLDDWEHLDHFFRHPLARRPMRFAAPPSKNVSKDVFHPVFDVDQQGRPVMRYIDQFVQPKDFEEGVWLSELSDAIETSKGILSVPVPVGKFLLINNLFWLHGRDRFTPHPDLRRELMRQRGYFAYATHHYQTHQ; encoded by the coding sequence ATGAATGCACTGACCGCCGTACAAAATAACGCTGTCGATTCAGGCCAGGACTATAGCGGATTCACTCTCATCCCGTCGGCGCAATCCCCGCGTCTGCTGGAACTCACCTTCACCGAACAGACGACCAATCGGTTCCTCGAACAGGTTGCCGAGTGGCCCGTGCAGGCGCTGGAGTACAAATCGTTTCTGCGTTTTCGGGTAGGCAAAATTCTCGACGATCTGTGTGCGAATCAGCTGCAACCGCTGCTGTTGAAGACCCTGTTAAACCGCGCTGAAGGTGCGCTGTTGATCAATGCGGTGGGTATCGATGATGTCGCGCAGGCGGATGAGATGGTGAAGCTGGCGACGGCGGTGGCGCATCTGATTGGTCGCTCCAATTTTGACGCCATGAGCGGTCAGTATTACGCGCGTTTCGTGGTGAAAAATGTTGATAACTCAGACAGCTATCTTCGTCAGCCGCACCGCGTAATGGAGCTGCACAACGACGGCACTTACGTTGAAGAGATCACTGATTACGTGCTGATGATGAAAATCGACGAGCAAAACATGCAGGGCGGTAACTCGCTGCTGCTGCATCTCGATGACTGGGAACATCTGGACCACTTTTTCCGCCATCCGCTGGCGCGCCGTCCGATGCGCTTTGCCGCGCCGCCGAGCAAAAACGTCAGCAAAGATGTCTTCCATCCGGTGTTCGATGTCGATCAGCAGGGCCGCCCGGTGATGCGCTATATCGACCAGTTTGTCCAGCCGAAAGACTTCGAAGAAGGCGTGTGGTTGAGCGAGCTTTCGGACGCCATTGAAACCAGTAAAGGCATTCTTTCTGTACCCGTTCCCGTTGGCAAATTCCTGTTGATTAACAACCTGTTCTGGCTGCACGGTCGCGACCGCTTTACTCCGCACCCGGATCTGCGCCGTGAACTGATGCGTCAGCGTGGCTATTTCGCTTACGCCACTCACCACTACCAGACGCATCAGTAA
- a CDS encoding STAS-like domain-containing protein produces the protein MRNIVIAKEFSRTPFGRYTTDSPHSAERFRREFLVPALKGTEQEIVVDFRGIALGVGSSFLEEAFGGLIRKEGIPKANVKARLIIKSDVPFYKEQIDKFIDLAQPERV, from the coding sequence ATGAGAAATATCGTCATAGCGAAGGAGTTCTCCAGAACACCTTTCGGACGTTACACAACGGATAGCCCACACAGTGCGGAAAGATTTCGTAGAGAGTTTTTGGTGCCTGCGCTGAAGGGTACTGAACAGGAGATTGTGGTTGATTTTCGCGGTATAGCACTGGGTGTTGGTTCCTCTTTCTTAGAAGAGGCGTTTGGAGGTCTCATCCGTAAGGAAGGGATACCTAAAGCCAACGTTAAAGCACGTTTGATTATAAAAAGTGATGTTCCGTTCTACAAAGAACAGATTGATAAATTTATTGATTTAGCACAACCAGAAAGAGTATAA
- a CDS encoding site-specific integrase yields the protein MGQTKLLKLPRGVTIRKHHQGETINITFTYKGVRCREPLSNLEVTPKNIKYAERTLGEIHNKIERGTFIYAEYFPRSARLKIFGNAAASKTVKMYLDEYLEICETRKLSPSTIGGYKKCRSALASLHICPASELTPATLKAWIQSQKTTLKTIRNQLSFLRSALDEAVTDGVLQINPVSLVTASRYQSDKSEAESSYVVDPLSPAEVDALLAAAGNKQWENLFRFAIHTGLRSSELCALRWHDIDFVGKTAHVQSASVVGVIKGTKTKAGTRKVELTEEAMLALINQKPFTFMKDATVFEDPKTNKPWASADAIRKKAWVPTLRKAGIRYRNPYQTRHTFATSHISRGANLFWLAAQMGHKGPEMLFRHYGQYLKEYDGRASIKDKKALF from the coding sequence ATGGGCCAGACAAAACTGCTCAAACTACCGCGCGGCGTAACAATCAGGAAACACCACCAGGGAGAAACGATCAATATAACTTTCACCTACAAAGGAGTTAGATGTCGTGAGCCGCTTTCCAATCTGGAAGTAACACCAAAGAACATTAAATACGCCGAGCGTACACTCGGCGAAATCCATAATAAGATCGAAAGGGGAACATTCATTTATGCAGAATATTTTCCCCGTTCTGCTCGTTTGAAAATTTTTGGTAATGCTGCTGCAAGCAAAACGGTAAAGATGTACCTGGACGAATATCTTGAAATCTGCGAAACAAGAAAACTTTCACCCTCTACGATTGGTGGCTATAAAAAATGCCGTAGTGCGTTAGCCTCACTTCACATTTGCCCTGCAAGTGAATTAACACCAGCAACCCTGAAAGCGTGGATTCAAAGCCAGAAAACAACCTTAAAAACCATTCGCAACCAGTTATCTTTCCTACGGTCAGCACTTGATGAAGCCGTGACCGATGGGGTACTTCAAATTAACCCCGTATCGTTAGTAACAGCTTCGCGCTACCAAAGTGATAAGTCAGAAGCAGAAAGCAGCTATGTGGTTGATCCGCTATCACCAGCAGAAGTTGATGCATTACTAGCAGCAGCCGGAAACAAACAATGGGAAAATCTGTTCCGGTTCGCCATACATACAGGCCTGCGTAGTTCTGAATTATGTGCCCTACGATGGCATGATATCGACTTTGTTGGAAAAACAGCCCATGTTCAGAGCGCAAGTGTTGTCGGAGTTATCAAAGGAACAAAGACAAAAGCCGGTACCCGTAAAGTTGAACTGACTGAAGAAGCAATGTTGGCGTTGATAAACCAGAAGCCATTTACATTCATGAAGGATGCTACTGTCTTTGAAGATCCAAAGACCAATAAACCCTGGGCAAGTGCTGATGCAATTAGGAAAAAAGCATGGGTGCCAACATTGCGAAAAGCAGGTATTCGTTACAGAAACCCATATCAAACCAGGCATACATTCGCCACCAGCCATATCAGCCGGGGAGCAAACCTGTTTTGGCTTGCGGCTCAAATGGGCCATAAAGGGCCTGAAATGTTATTCAGGCACTATGGACAATACTTGAAAGAGTATGATGGGAGGGCAAGTATCAAGGATAAAAAGGCTTTATTTTAA